TCGCCTTCAAAATCGTAGCCAAACACTTTTTCAATCAGTTCCGCCCGACGAAAAGAACGTTGGGGATTTTGCGCCAATGTGTATAAAATCTTGAACTCGGTGGGCGTTAATCTGATCTTTTCTTCCCCCCTGCGGACTTCCCGGTTCCCCCTGTCCAACACAAGGCCGTCAGGCAAATACAATTGTTCTGCGAGCAATTCTCCTTCTGAAGACCGACGCAAAACCGCCGCCACCCTTGCCACCAGTTCTTTTGGTGAAAACGGTTTTGTGATGTAGTCGTCCGCCCCAAGCTGCAACCCCTCAATTTTGTTTTCTTCCGCTGACTTCGCCGTTAGCATGATGATACTGACTCGTGATGAAGCCCGAATTCGTCTGCATGTTTCTTCGCCCGACATGCCTGGCAGCATAAGATCCAGCAAAATCAGATCGTAAGGCCGTTTTTCATGCAGTCGAATCCCTTCTTCACCGTTATCCACAATGTCGACGTTGTATCCTTCTCTTTCCAGGTAGGATCGCACGACTTCCGCAATTTTTTGCTCGTCCTCAATGATCAGGATACGTCTCAACCGATTTCACCCCGCCGGTGTTTTCTTTCATATGCAGCGATGTTCCAAAAAAATCTGCTTTTGTCAACAGAATGGCGCCCATGGTCCCACACAACAGTAATCCCCATTGGATTGGTGTCAAAAACAACCAGAGAATCGGATTGTAATCGACCAGCGAGATCAACAGCCCGCCTGTTCCCAACATCATAAGACCAAGCGCTCCTCTGGTTCCCGCAAGTCGCAAGGGGACTTTTTGGATGATGAACCATCCGCTGATCGCAAAAAGCACAGCCCTATAGACATTGACAGGATGATACGTACCATCCGCGAGTGCAACTCCCCAAAAAAGTTCCGTTCTTGTTCCATAGTCGGCAACAAGTATCGAATAAGCAGCCCATCCGGCAAGCACCGCCGGTACCAAAACATCCAGGAACGTCAAAAGGGGAATCGGATGTTTCCGGAATTTATACAGGAAATATCCCATCCCGGTTCCCCATCCAATCCAGGACGCGTACGGAATCAAACCGCCCAAAAGGATCTGAAACGGACGGTCCAATACCTCACGAGGCATCAAGAGCAGCGGCGACAAAAGGGCGGCCAGAATCCCGTAAAAGACGCTGTCAAATACCAGGTCTCTCACTTTCAGACCATCCCATCCTGCACGGTTTGCTTCCCGTTTGATCAGCCACAGGGCCAGTCCAACCCCGACAAACATTCCAATCCATGAGGAGGATATCGTCCACAATCCTAATTTCACATAAGTCCCCAAGAGCGCCATGTTTATCTCTCCAGAAGTTTTTTGATCATATTTTCCATCGCCGATTTTGACAATTGACCGTCCCGGCGGTCGACGATGAATCCGTTCCTGTCAATTGTGACAGTCATCGGAATTGCGTTCGCCTGGTAGAGGTTGGCCACACGGCCGTCACGATCCATTAGGATCGGATAGCGAATCCTGTAATCCGCAGCAAATTGTTTTACCCCTTCCTCAACGTCTGTTACAGTCAGGTTGACACCGTAGAACGCCACCTGATCTTTGTATTTTTCACTCATCTCCACCAAATCGGGCGTCTCGGCTTTGCACGGAGGACACCAGGACGCCCAAAAGTTGAGCAGCACCTTTTTTCCTTTCAGATCGCTTAGTTTCACCTGGTTCCCGTTCAGATCCTGCAAGGTAAAATCGGGCGCCATGTACCCCGGCCGCGGCAAAGAGGCGACGTCCGCTGTCTGTTTTCCGCCTGGCGAATTGGCGGAGGAGGCCGTCTGCTTGTCGATTCGGGGTGAATTTTCCATTCCGGCAACCACAGCCAGTACCAGCATGCCAATAAAAAGGATTCCCGCATACCATCGGATTGATTTCTTCTGCTCCATCGGTTCTTGCCCCCTTACAGATTCCAGTACAGCAATGTATCATTGATTCCCAGCAAAATGAAAACGATAGCAACTGCCCTGGTCA
This window of the Effusibacillus pohliae DSM 22757 genome carries:
- a CDS encoding TlpA family protein disulfide reductase; this translates as MEQKKSIRWYAGILFIGMLVLAVVAGMENSPRIDKQTASSANSPGGKQTADVASLPRPGYMAPDFTLQDLNGNQVKLSDLKGKKVLLNFWASWCPPCKAETPDLVEMSEKYKDQVAFYGVNLTVTDVEEGVKQFAADYRIRYPILMDRDGRVANLYQANAIPMTVTIDRNGFIVDRRDGQLSKSAMENMIKKLLER
- a CDS encoding response regulator transcription factor, which translates into the protein MRRILIIEDEQKIAEVVRSYLEREGYNVDIVDNGEEGIRLHEKRPYDLILLDLMLPGMSGEETCRRIRASSRVSIIMLTAKSAEENKIEGLQLGADDYITKPFSPKELVARVAAVLRRSSEGELLAEQLYLPDGLVLDRGNREVRRGEEKIRLTPTEFKILYTLAQNPQRSFRRAELIEKVFGYDFEGDERVIDTHVKNLRRKIESDPKNPKVVLAVYGVGYRLGGTTV